In the genome of Phlebotomus papatasi isolate M1 chromosome 2, Ppap_2.1, whole genome shotgun sequence, one region contains:
- the LOC129800827 gene encoding DNA methyltransferase 1-associated protein 1, whose amino-acid sequence MSADVRDILELERPPTPEVTKEALLNSKKKNNPERAKAMKRPEGMHREVFALLYNDNKDAPPLLSTDTGIGTGYKQVKARLGMKKVRKWHWAPFSNPARSDNAVFHHWKRISDEPKVYPFAQFNKQLSIPTYSVNEYNANLRTNQAKWSKAQTDHLMDLAKRFDLRFVVMADRWDKETHGMKSVEDLKERYYEVLGILGKIRGTPEKKVYVFDAEHERKRKDQLKKLFERTAKQIEEEQMLLNELKKIEARKKERERKTQDLQKLISQADQQGETPQNPSSSRKQDKKLNKKKQLSQTRPSKVDSVVSAVESAGIKFTDLRGTGVSLRSQKMKLPANVGQKKAKALEQAIQEFKVDPTPPPTEEICLAFNELRSDMVLLCELRTALATCNFELESLKHQYEAVCPGKTLNIPSSLVTPPEDVKPAENVIDVVGSPHP is encoded by the exons ATGTCTGCTGATGTGCGTGATATTCTTGAGCTGGAGCGTCCTCCGACACCGGAGGTGACCAAGGAAGCCCTTCTGAATTCGAAGAAAAAGAACAATCCGGAAAG GGCAAAGGCAATGAAGCGCCCTGAGGGGATGCACAGGGAGGTCTTTGCTTTGCTCTACAATGACAATAAAGATGCTCCACCTCTCCTATCCACGGATACGGGGATTGGAACAGGGTATAAGCAAGTTAAAGCGCGATTGGGGATGAAAAAGGTGAGAAAGTGGCACTGGGCCCCTTTCTCTAATCCCGCCAGGTCAGACAATGCAGTCTTCCATCACTGGAAGCGCATTTCAGATGAACCAAAAGTCTATCCCTTTGCCCAGTTCAATAAACAGCTCAGTATCCCAACGTATTCAGTTAATGAGTACAATGCCAATCTGAGGACGAATCAGGCCAAATGGTCAAAGGCTCAGACAGACCATCTGATGGATCTGGCCAAGAGATTCGATCTGAGATTTGTGGTGATGGCAGATAGGTGGGATAAGGAGACTCATGGCATGAAATCTGTAGAGGATCTAAAAGAGAGATATTACGAAGTTCTTGGGATTCTGGGCAAAATCCGGGGAACTCCCGAGAAGAAAGTTTATGTTTTTGATGCGGAACACGAGAGGAAGCGTAAAGATCAGCTGAAGAAGCTCTTTGAGCGAACAGCTAAGCAAATTGAGGAGGAACAGATGCTGCTCAATGAACTGAAGAAAATTGAGGCGAGAAAAAAGGAGCGTGAGAGGAAGACCCAGGATCTGCAGAAACTCATTTCTCAGGCTGATCAGCAGGGAGAAACGCCACAGAATCCCTCGTCCAGTCGCAAACAGGACAAAAAGCTCAACAAGAAGAAGCAACTGAGCCAAACCAGACCCTCAAAGGTGGATTCGGTTGTGAGTGCTGTGGAGTCCGCAGGGATTAAGTTCACAGATCTTAGGGGTACTGGAGTGTCCCTGAGGTCACAGAAGATGAAGTTGCCGGCAAATGTGGGTCAGAAGAAGGCAAAAGCTCTCGAACAGGCCATTCAGGAGTTCAAAGTTGATCCCACTCCGCCGCCCACGGAGGAGATCTGCCTGGCTTTCAATGAACTCCGCTCTGACATGGTGCTCCTCTGTGAACTCCGCACTGCTCTTGCCACGTGCAACTTCGAATTAGAGAGCCTCAAGCATCAGTACGAAGCTGTTTGTCCTGGAAAG ACTCTCAATATTCCATCATCTCTGGTGACACCGCCTGAAGATGTAAAGCCGGCTGAGAATGTTATTGACGTGGTTGGATCGCCGCATCCGTAG